A segment of the Coffea arabica cultivar ET-39 chromosome 8c, Coffea Arabica ET-39 HiFi, whole genome shotgun sequence genome:
ATACTAAAATGCATGAGCTTAGAAAACAATAAAGGCTATTGATCAAACCAGTAGAAAAACTTCCAAAATTACTGGAAACAGAGCAAAATAAATCCTCTTTTGGAGAAAAATTAAACCGTACCCACAAATAAAGCAACAAAGGCATGTTTTGGAGGTTAATTTTGTGATCTAACCAAGCCTCCAATGGCATCACTTATGATAGCCTATACTATACTTGAAAAGTGTAATGAAGACCTATGGTAAtaattcatccaaaaccaatATCAGTCAATAACTATGCTTGCTGGTATCCTATCAATTGTTGAAATAAATGTGATAGgagatttcttttttatttctttttcttaacaagTAAAACATATAGAAAGGTTAGTTTCCACCACATATTCATGACTCTTAGCACTTTCCAGTAATCATTAAAGTAGGAGCATGAAAGCTGCAAATGCTATAACATAAAGCCATAAAGTAAACAATTAGACCATCCCTTAGAGGCACTATGTATAACAAAAAAAGAAGTGGTGCAAATGTATAACCTGTAATTGACAATAATTGACAAAGCAATATGTATAACCTGTACGCCATTGCTTTAAATGTTGACCTTTTCACAATGATTGGTagaatatttttctggtttgacgAAATTTACTAAGTGCTTGCTTTCCATTCAAAACAGAATTCTTACTAAAGAGAATTTAGCAGTGCTTTATCCCACAATTACAATCATCTTCTTTTGGCATGCTTCTAAAATCAGGTCAAAATCCattcatttccttattttttCATTTATCTTAGATATAATTCATTCATTCTAAGTATTTTATGAATTCAATTGTCAACTATTTTGTCATTACACTTCAATTTCAAATTCTGATGAAGGAAATGCATATATACCTCAAAAAATGAACTCCATAACAGGGAAACAAGATTTATTTTGTTCACAAAAGTACTCCATCCAGTAGTGAGAAATTGCCACCATAGCTGATCTATAAGAACATTTCTGAAACTAAATCagaacaaaagaacaaaaaacaaagacaacatgattaaaaaaaaagctacatgaaaaataaaacagaattttttttcaaatgaaatcaagaaaattctttattaaatagaaaaaaatttagGCAATCTCTAAATTCAATACAAAAATTAACATTAGAATTCACTGAAATAAATGGATGAAATGGGAGGGGATGAGAGAGAGGTGCGAAATGGAGCTCCAATTGAAAACTCAATTGAACGAGGAAGCTAGAATGGCTTCACTAGTAAGGAGACTTTAGTAGGGAAATCTTGATACGAGTTAGGGATTAAACAGACAAGGATTTGGGGAGGACCTCGCAAGAGAGAAATGGTTGGAGGGAAGGCACCGGAGTAGGAGACTCCATTCATTGGCGTAGATGGTGCCAGATTGACAGATCGGAAAGAATAATTGCAGTTGGAAGGGCTTCTGAGAGattatttgagttttgaaaTCCTTCATGAGAATAGATAGATCTGTAAGTAGTAAGGTTCAAGGAAGCAAATTGGATGGAGGAATTTTAGATCTTAAAAAGATTAGAGAAACAACTGTATTTGCAAGCTTAAGTTTGCTAAAGCTTTGGTGATGAGGGGTGGAGGGTAGCTGATATATTCCGGGTAAACCAATCCTTATTGTGATGACAGCTGACCTGTTCGTCATAAAAGTTAGATTTGCTGTGGTGAGTTTGGCTCGTCAATAAAAAGGTTGTCAAATAAAGTATGTTATTTTGTAGTGGCAATGTTATTATTTGGTTTTGAGATTTTAGTAAATGAATTTTGAATTATCATGTTGCAGAATCATGATTTAGGATTATAAGCTTAGAGGAGCATTGATTCATGATTAAATTCttctttgcattttttttactaTCTCTTTTGGATTTAAagatcattttcttttattagatTAGTTAAAATAAGCTACATCTTGCAAAATTGCCTGAAGCCAAGAAGCTATTGGGATTTGTTATTCCCTGTTTTCACCACTTCTTGTTGTTGTCAGATTGAAGTTGCCTGAATCTTTGTGATGCAGAATCATATGTTGTTTGATGTATATAATAGGAAACATATAGGAAGAAAATTGATTCCTTGTGTTTTCTTTGacattgtttcattttttttgttcacAATTAAACATGATCATGTATAGTTAGTTTCAAACATATCCTTGTACACAAATTGGTTATCTAT
Coding sequences within it:
- the LOC113707261 gene encoding uncharacterized protein isoform X3 → MNGVSYSGAFPPTISLLRDQLWWQFLTTGWSTFVNKINLVSLLWSSFFEVIPIAKACLAFLSTARDQKTLRSLSAKYCDHSIQVHVIYW
- the LOC113707261 gene encoding uncharacterized protein isoform X4 — encoded protein: MTNSFRNVLIDQLWWQFLTTGWSTFVNKINLVSLLWSSFFEVIPIAKACLAFLSTARDQKTLRSLSAKYCDHSIQVHVIYW
- the LOC113707261 gene encoding uncharacterized protein isoform X2, yielding MKDFKTQIISQKPFQLQLFFPICQSGTIYANEWSLLLRCLPSNHFSLARNVLIDQLWWQFLTTGWSTFVNKINLVSLLWSSFFEVIPIAKACLAFLSTARDQKTLRSLSAKYCDHSIQVHVIYW
- the LOC113707261 gene encoding uncharacterized protein isoform X1; protein product: MKDFKTQIISQKPFQLQLFFPICQSGTIYANEWSLLLRCLPSNHFSLASFRNVLIDQLWWQFLTTGWSTFVNKINLVSLLWSSFFEVIPIAKACLAFLSTARDQKTLRSLSAKYCDHSIQVHVIYW